The Zhihengliuella sp. ISTPL4 genomic interval CGAGCGGGTGATCGTCGCGAACGCGGACCAGATGCTCATCGTCGTCGCCGCCGCCGATCCCGAGCCACGTGCCCGCCTCGTCGACCGTTACCTCGTGGCCGCCCTCGACGCCGGGATCCGTCCCCTCCTCGTGGTGACGAAGACCGATCTCGCCGACCCGGCACCCTTCCTCGCGCACTTCGACGGCCTCGATCTCCGCGTCTTCACGAGCGCACAGGACGAGATGCCGGTCGACGAGATCGGCGCGGCGCTCATCGGCCACTCGACGGTCTTCGTCGGGCACTCCGGTGTGGGCAAGTCGACCCTCGTGAACGCCCTCGTCCCGACGGCCGGTCGCGCCACCGGACACGTGAACCAGGTCACCGGCCGTGGACGCCACACCTCCTCCTCCACGGTCTCCCTCCGCTACGAGGGCACCGGCGGCACCGGCTGGGTCATCGACACTCCCGGCGTCCGTTCCTTCGGATTGGGGCATGTCGACCCGTCGAACATCCTCGCCGCCTTCACCGAGCTCGCCGTCATCGCGGAGGACTGCCCGCGCGGCTGCACCCACCTGCCGGATGCCCCGGACTGCGCCCTCATCGAGGCGGCGGATCGCGGGGAGCTGAGCGAGACGGGGCGCGCCCGTCTGGACTCCCTGCAGCGGCTGCTGCAGACCTTCGCCGACAAGGCGGAGCAGCCACCAGGGCGATAGGCTTTGAGCGTGACCGAACGCCTGGAAACCGGAACCGCCGCCCCCGACTTCTCGCTGCTCGACCAGGACGGGAACACCGTCCGGCTGGCCGACCTGCGCGGCACGAAGACCGTGCTGTACTTCTATCCCGCGGCGATGACCCCGGGCTGCACGACCGAGGCCTGCGACTTCCGCGACAGCATCTCGTCGCTCCAGGGCGCGGGGTATCAGGTCGTCGGGGTGTCGCGGGACGAGCCCGCCAAGCTCGCCGCCTTCCGTGACCGCGACGGTCTGACGTTCCCGCTCCTCAGCGACCCCGATCACGCGGTGCACGATGCCTACGGCGCCTGGGGCGAGAAGATGAACTACGGCAAGGTCGTCGAAGGCGTCATCCGCTCGACCTTCGTCCTGGACGAGGACGGCATCATCACGAGTGCGCAGTACAACGTGAAGGCCACCGGCCACGTCACGCGCCTGCGCAAGCAGCTCGGCATCGACGCCTGACGCGCCGAGCGGTCACTCCGCTTCGCGGCGCGTCCCCTCCCGGCGCG includes:
- the rsgA gene encoding ribosome small subunit-dependent GTPase A, encoding MSWLDDADDLEDDFEDYDESSIRTRPNPKANRPRTKRRPAHEDAQIGRVLGVDRGRYSVLLDEDTPQERTITAARARELRRTPIVTGDQARVVGDTSGDEGTLGRIVGIVERTSLLRRSADDTDEVERVIVANADQMLIVVAAADPEPRARLVDRYLVAALDAGIRPLLVVTKTDLADPAPFLAHFDGLDLRVFTSAQDEMPVDEIGAALIGHSTVFVGHSGVGKSTLVNALVPTAGRATGHVNQVTGRGRHTSSSTVSLRYEGTGGTGWVIDTPGVRSFGLGHVDPSNILAAFTELAVIAEDCPRGCTHLPDAPDCALIEAADRGELSETGRARLDSLQRLLQTFADKAEQPPGR
- the bcp gene encoding thioredoxin-dependent thiol peroxidase, whose translation is MTERLETGTAAPDFSLLDQDGNTVRLADLRGTKTVLYFYPAAMTPGCTTEACDFRDSISSLQGAGYQVVGVSRDEPAKLAAFRDRDGLTFPLLSDPDHAVHDAYGAWGEKMNYGKVVEGVIRSTFVLDEDGIITSAQYNVKATGHVTRLRKQLGIDA